The nucleotide sequence GATAGCACCGCGCCCTTGTCGAGCGCGTTGCGCAGTTCGTCGATGAAGCCCTCGGACATGCCCCTGCCTCTTCTTTGTGAGAAGTTTGGCCGAAGCTTTACATACGGCATGGCCAGGAGGAAACCCGGCCCGGCATGGGGAAATGCGTTTTTAAAGATGGCGGTCTATCTCGACTAGCGCCGCGGCCGCCGCGCCGACACTGGGCGGCGGCGGATCGTTTCTTCCTGCCGCTCCGGCTCGACTGACGTGATCTGGTTGCAGGCGTCGCACTTGTAGACGTAGATGAGCGGGCGCAATCCGATTCGCGGCAGCTTTCCGATCCTGACCGTGCCGATGCCGCAAATTTCGCAGCGCGGCGGCAGACCGGTTTCTGGATGCGGCACGGGCATATCGAATTATCGCTGAGCAACCAATGAACAAAGGAAAGGCACCGGCGAAACTGGGCGTTGATTGCATCTTAATCAAGGAAATGGGGGTCCGTAAGAATACGAGGTCCGCCACCGGCGTCCCTCTTTTGCCACCAAATCGACCCCGGCCGGGCATCCAAACAACACACTGCAGGGGGCAGATTCGGAAGGCCAGCGCGCGACCACACGGACAAATCCGCCGGATCCTGTCCGGCCGGATTCCAATTTGTGAGGCGTGCAGAAATGTCTTCCAACGGTCACGACACATCGATGCGAGCGGCGCTGGCGACCGCGGAGGCTGCGGCATCCCGTCCATCGCCCGCAGACAGATTCAATATCGATCGGGAAGGGCCGGCGAAACGCGCCGGAAAGCTTCGGGCGCTGCAGCAACAATTCCAGAAGCTGAACGAATATTGCGACGAGACAGTCGCTGAAATTCGCGCTTCGCTGGAGCGGGCACCGCCGCACTAGTCCGCAGGAAACCGGTGCCGGGTTTTCCGGGGGCGAAATCGAGCGGGCGTTTGCGGAAGATCAAGGTAAGCCGGCCGAATTACCCTGCAGTGCATTTCGTACCGAGCGGCTCTATCCGGAAAAGAGCAGTTCAGGTTACGAGGCCCGGACTCCCAAAGCATGATGGGCAACTCCGGGCCTCGCCGTTGTCCTGGCGAAGCGAGACATCACGAGGTTGGATGCCGCTTCGGCAATGTCTCACTTCTTGTCGATCTTCGTCACCGCGTCCGTCTTGTCGATCTTCGTGATGGTCTTGGTGCCTGCTGCGTCGCTCACGGCAAAGGTGACCCTGTCGCCGGCGTGCAGGGCGTTCAGCCGCGCGCCATCCTGGATCTTGAATTCTTCGGTCGCGGCGCCGGTGTTCGCACCGGTGGTGCCATCCGGCATATCCTTGATCGAGATGGTGCCGCTGATCCGGTCTATTCTCGTCACCATTCCCGTACGCGCTTGCTGGGCAAGCGCCGACGTACCGACGATGCTGAGGGCCGCAGTGGCAGCCATAATCATCCCTGCGATTTTCATGGAATACTCCCGGCTGAAGGCGTCTACGATAAGCCGGGATTGCGGCAGAAGTTCCGCGCACGAGCGCGGTGCGGCAATTTCTTTCTGCACGCTTCAAATAAGGCAGCCGAATGAGGCGCGCTGGCGTTGACGCCATTCCGCTACGCTGCGCCGGCCTCGGGCTCGAGTTCGGTCTCCGTCACCGTGCGGTTGCGGCCGAGCCGTTTGGCTTGATAGAGCCCGCGGTCGCAGCGCTCAATCATGGCTTCCGCGGATTCGGCGAGGCGGAATTGCGCGACCCCGATTGAAACCGTGATGCTGCCGATTTCCTTGCCGGTTGCGCGGCGGGTCAGCTTCGCTTCGGCAATGCGACGGCGAATGCGCTCGGCGACCGACGTACACGCCTCGAGATCGGCGCCCGGAAGCACCGCGATCAATTCCTCGCCGCCATAGCGGGCTGCCAGATCCACTTCGCGAACACCTTCCTGCAGGACCTTGGCCACCAGCCGAAGCACTTGGTCGCCGACCTGGTGGCCATAATCGTCGTTGAATTTCTTGAAGTGGTCGATGTCGATCAGGAAGACGCTGAGCGCCTCGTCCTTTTCCATCGCCGTGATCTGGGCGAGGCGGAGGAATTCATCCATCGAGTGCCGGTTGGCGAGCCCGGTCAGCGCATCGGTATTGGAACGTTGCTCGGCTGCCTTCAGGGAGTCGCGGATGCTGTCCAGTTCCTCCGAGGTGGCGGCGAAATTTGCCTCCAGCGTTGCGGCCCGCGCCGTCGCCTTTGACAATTCGTCAACCAGCTTCGCAATGATCGTCCGGGGATCGCTGGTTCCGGCCGCTTCGGAAGACACTTCGCCGAGCGCCTTGATGTGGGTCTGGTTGTCGGTGACGGCGGTGTTCAGGAATTGCTGGGCGGTGGCGATCAGGCCGCTCAATTGCTCGGGAAGGTCACCGAGCGGGTCGCCGCCGGACTGCGGCGCCACATAGGTAATGTAGAGCTCGTGGTTGATCGCCGGGTCGAATTTGCGCTTGCCGGCGATCAGGATATCGATGGTCTTTCGCAGCGCAAGCGAATTGCCCAGGGAATATTCGAACCAGACGGCGAAGTTGGTGGGGGTGGCGGGAACCGACTGCTGCGACATCAACCGCATAGCCCGATCGGCAATCGTCGTGGCGTATTCGGCGTCCATATCGCCGATCGGCTGGCCTGCCATCGTTTGACCCGGTGATGCTTTTGCTGCGAAATTCAGTTCCCTGGCATCCACTGTGCACGAAGGGAACTAATCTGACCTTAAATTCGCCCGGAAACTCCGCAGCAAATACGTAACTAATATTGACCCATTTCCACGTGGAACCTTGGGAACAGACCGTTAACTGCCGCCGTAGCTCTGCACCAGGCTTCCCGCCACCAGCGACCAGCCGTCGACCAGCACGAAAAAGATCAGCTTGAACGGCAGGGACACCACCACCGGTGGCAGCATCATCATACCCATCGACATCAGGACCGATGCGACCACGAGATCGATGATCAGGAAGGGGAGGAACAGCAGGAAACCGATCTCGAAGGCGCGTTTCAGTTCGGAGATCATGAAGGCGGGCACCAGTATCCGCAGCGACAGGTCTTCCGGCGTCGCCGGCGGCGGCTCGCCGGAGAGATCGACGAACAGCTTCAGATCCTTTTCGCGAACGTTCTTCTGCATGAAACCGCGCAGCGGCACCGAAGCCTTTTGCAGGGCTTCCTCGACCCCAATCTGGTTTGGCGACCAGCGGCTTGATGCCGTCGTCATAGGACTTCTGCAGGACAGGGCCCATCACGAACGCGGTCAGGAACATCGCGAGCGCAATGACCACGGAATTGGGTGGGGCGGTCGCGGTACCCAATGCGGTGCGCAGCAGCGACAGCACGACGACGATCCGTGTGAACGACGTCATCATGATCAGGATCGACGGCGCGATCGACAGCACCGTCAACAGCGCGATCAACTGGATCGCGCGCTCGGTGACGCCGCCGCCCCCCTGGCCGAGGTTGATGCTGATGTCCTGCGCCATCGCCGGATCGGCGAGCGATCCGGCGGCGGTCAGGATTAGGAAAACTAAAACTCTACGCGGAGAAGTCGCCGGCCTCACGAAGGGTTCTTCGGACGGCCCAGCAAAGACGCCATTTCGTCTTCGAGATTCTCGAAGCCGCTCTTCTGCGGAGCGGGGGTGGGAACGGGAGGCTCGCTGCGGGAGGTTCGGGCGGGCGGCGTTTCCGGCGCAACCGGCGGCGCCACCGGCTCGGCCGGCCGGCGCAGGGCGGCTTCTAGCCGCTGCGCCATCTCGGCGAGATTCTGGTCGGCGCTCGACGGCGCGGGGGCCGGCGGCGGAGGGGGCGCAGGCGGCGGTGCCGCGGCGCGTTCAGGCGCTCGGGCCGGGGTCTCTCGAACCGGCGGAGCAGCATCACGGAGAGGCAGCGCCTCACGGATTGGCGGCGCTTCGCGGGCGGGCGATGCCTCACGGACTGCCGACGCCTCACGCACCGGCGGCGCCTCGCGGACTGGCGGCGCCTCACGGACTGGCGGTGCCTTGGGCAACTCACGCTGTGGCAACTCACGCTGCGGCCGCGGCATCAGCGGCTCGTTGCGGCCGAGGCGCGGGGGGGCCGCTTCGGGACGACCGCTGATCGATTCCGGCGCAAAGCCCGTCAATGGATCGCTGCGGCGCTCCGGCATCGGCGGCGGCGCGGGACGGCGGATTTCGTCGACGAAAGAAGGCCGTGACGGGCGCGGCGGCGGCTCCGGCATTTGCGGTTCGGCATGGTGATCGAAGGTGTCGGCCGATCGCGAATCGGATCTTGCAGCCTCCCTTGCCGCCTCCTCGCTCCAGGCGGTATCAGGCAGCGGCGCGATGCGCGGCGGCTGCTCGCCGACGGCCGGGCGCGGCGCCATCTGATCGCGGTTGGGCATCGCGCGCACGATATTGGGTTCGACCACGATGTCGCTCGGGCCGCCGATCATCAGGAGATGCTCGACATTGTCGCGCCGTACCAGCACGAGGCGCCGGCGGCCGTCCACGGCGGCGGCGTCGATCACGGCGAGCCGCGGCATCCGTCCGCGCTGGGTGTTGGCGCCGAGGCGGTTGTTGGCGAAACGGCGAACCAGCCATGCAGCCAAGCCGATCAGCGCCAGAACGGCGATGAATGCGAAGAGGAATGTCAGAGGTGATTGCATTCTTTAGTCCCCGGCCACGGGCCGTTCTCTTGATGCTGGCTTCGTCGAGTGCGGTCTTAGGTCCTGCTGTCCGAGCGTGTTCCCCGGGAAACGGGTTCCCGCCATCCCGATCATGCTCTGAAGCGATCCGCGAGACGGCGAATCACGCCCGAGATCAGCCTTATTCCTTAATTCCCCGCGGCGGATGCCGCCGTCCGGTTAATTAATAGACCAAGAATCGCTTGAGCCAAAACGACTTCTGAGCGCCCCAAGCCGCGTCGGCGGTTGCTGGTTAACGCAGTT is from Bradyrhizobium sp. AZCC 2176 and encodes:
- a CDS encoding copper-binding protein, translated to MQKEIAAPRSCAELLPQSRLIVDAFSREYSMKIAGMIMAATAALSIVGTSALAQQARTGMVTRIDRISGTISIKDMPDGTTGANTGAATEEFKIQDGARLNALHAGDRVTFAVSDAAGTKTITKIDKTDAVTKIDKK
- a CDS encoding flagellar biosynthetic protein FliO, with the translated sequence MQSPLTFLFAFIAVLALIGLAAWLVRRFANNRLGANTQRGRMPRLAVIDAAAVDGRRRLVLVRRDNVEHLLMIGGPSDIVVEPNIVRAMPNRDQMAPRPAVGEQPPRIAPLPDTAWSEEAAREAARSDSRSADTFDHHAEPQMPEPPPRPSRPSFVDEIRRPAPPPMPERRSDPLTGFAPESISGRPEAAPPRLGRNEPLMPRPQRELPQRELPKAPPVREAPPVREAPPVREASAVREASPAREAPPIREALPLRDAAPPVRETPARAPERAAAPPPAPPPPPAPAPSSADQNLAEMAQRLEAALRRPAEPVAPPVAPETPPARTSRSEPPVPTPAPQKSGFENLEDEMASLLGRPKNPS
- a CDS encoding GGDEF domain-containing protein, producing MSQQSVPATPTNFAVWFEYSLGNSLALRKTIDILIAGKRKFDPAINHELYITYVAPQSGGDPLGDLPEQLSGLIATAQQFLNTAVTDNQTHIKALGEVSSEAAGTSDPRTIIAKLVDELSKATARAATLEANFAATSEELDSIRDSLKAAEQRSNTDALTGLANRHSMDEFLRLAQITAMEKDEALSVFLIDIDHFKKFNDDYGHQVGDQVLRLVAKVLQEGVREVDLAARYGGEELIAVLPGADLEACTSVAERIRRRIAEAKLTRRATGKEIGSITVSIGVAQFRLAESAEAMIERCDRGLYQAKRLGRNRTVTETELEPEAGAA